A stretch of the Asticcacaulis sp. ZE23SCel15 genome encodes the following:
- a CDS encoding MBL fold metallo-hydrolase, with product MALDIRVFPCLQDNYAFLVRDQATGQVATIDTPDADVIASAISGLGWGRLDYIFNTHWHPDHTNGNQALKDRFGCEIFGPQEVTRNAPLDQVLHPGDEVVLGETRFEIMDLRGHTAGQIGYINRDLKVAFVGDCLFVLGCGRLREGTPTDMWMSLTRLMTLPADTLIYSAHEYALDNLRFAESVDIHDDLIVHAQHLRTLRT from the coding sequence ATGGCTCTCGATATCCGCGTCTTCCCCTGTCTTCAGGACAATTACGCCTTTTTAGTCCGCGATCAGGCGACGGGACAGGTTGCCACCATCGACACCCCCGACGCGGACGTGATTGCGAGCGCCATCTCTGGTTTGGGCTGGGGACGGCTTGACTACATCTTCAACACCCACTGGCACCCCGATCACACGAACGGCAATCAGGCGCTGAAAGACCGTTTTGGCTGCGAGATTTTCGGGCCGCAGGAAGTGACCCGCAACGCCCCGCTGGATCAGGTCCTACATCCCGGCGATGAGGTTGTCCTAGGGGAAACGCGCTTTGAGATTATGGATCTGCGCGGCCATACCGCCGGACAGATTGGCTATATAAACCGCGATCTCAAAGTCGCCTTTGTCGGTGACTGCCTGTTTGTGCTGGGCTGCGGGCGGCTGCGAGAAGGCACGCCCACCGACATGTGGATGAGCCTGACACGCCTGATGACCCTGCCCGCAGACACCCTGATCTACAGCGCCCATGAATATGCGCTGGATAACCTACGGTTTGCGGAAAGTGTTGATATTCATGACGATCTGATAGTTCACGCTCAACATTTGCGCACGCTCAGGACTTAG